Proteins from a genomic interval of Medicago truncatula cultivar Jemalong A17 chromosome 3, MtrunA17r5.0-ANR, whole genome shotgun sequence:
- the LOC11428880 gene encoding proteasome subunit alpha type-1-B produces MTYLECKFNNFTASSREDLIKDALIATRESLQGEKLRSSVCTIVVVGVGEPFHILDQETVQQLIDTFEIVREEESAPAEPKPAADRDSATDQGSAAEQGGAENQGGSPMDI; encoded by the coding sequence ATGACATATTTGGAATGCAAGTTTAACAACTTCACAGCCTCATCGCGGGAAGATCTGATCAAAGATGCACTCATTGCAACTAGGGAATCCTTGCAAGGAGAAAAGCTCAGGAGCTCCGTATGCACCATTGTTGTGGTTGGGGTTGGTGAACCATTCCACATTTTGGATCAGGAAACCGTTCAACAGTTGATCGATACTTTTGAGATTGTGAGGGAGGAGGAAAGTGCACCTGCTGAACCTAAGCCAGCAGCTGATCGGGATTCTGCTACAGATCAGGGTTCTGCTGCAGAGCAAGGTGGGGCTGAAAACCAAGGTGGTTCTCCAATGGACATTTGA